The Zea mays cultivar B73 chromosome 7, Zm-B73-REFERENCE-NAM-5.0, whole genome shotgun sequence DNA segment GGCTGAAAGATAAAAATAAGACAGAGATGTAAAAAAGTTGCTTTTTTTCAACTACCTCTCTTCATTCCTTTGTACAAGCGTAAATGAAGAGCTTCATCTATAAAACTGTTTTGAAAAAGAGAGCTCCACAGCTTCCAATAGCTCATGAAGCTGTATCAGACAGGTTTGTAATATAAATATATAAGTATGTTGTTAGGTATAAACTCCAAGTACAGAAGATTCCGTACATCTGCTAACAAAAGCAGGCAGATGATACAGAAAAGCAGGATCATAAAACAAATATGGTTCAACTACAAAGGACGCCCAGAATCACTTGTGGTAGCACATGTTACACACTTGTGTCAACCAAAGCAATGTGAACATTATATCACTTATTACATGCTTATACATTGAACTATTACAACAACAGATATGCGATCAGAACCTTCATTTCCCAAGACTATCAATACACTAGTTGTACCAAGAGGACGCGGAGCCCCCCAAGAAGTCAGAAATGCCTTCACTTTGTTAGGTTCTACTCCAGTAATTACACCCACACAAGTTTGGATCACCACCACTGCACCAGGCTCACGGTATTGGCAACACTACTACGATTCCTCATTCTTTACTTGAGTCCACTGTGCAGCTTCTTTCTTTCTCCTGACAAGTATCCCAAAGGAAAATCCCAGGAGCAGCGCAAACATCACACTGCCTCCGATTTCCAAGTACAGCGGAGAAATTTTCCGCACGGTGCTGACTCCTGTGCCAAGTTTGGTTCCATCCACCGCCTCAGCAACACTACTGTTACTGGGGGATACCAGGCCAGAAAATATCTCCACCATATCATGGACCTGCCCATCATGGTTCCCCACATAAGTCAGTGTTAGCTTCTCCCTTGTTGCCACAAGTCTGGCGTATCCAAACTCGCCACCGCGGTACATGGAACGCTCAGGCTGAGGAAAGATAGGGACGTCTGGGTGATCAGGCCTCGGTTGCCATACAGGTTGCCAGTCTTGGCCGCCCATCCCGATCACAAGATGCACAGGAGCGCCAGAGTACTGGAAGCTTGATGAAGTGTTGACACATTGGGAATTCTTCATCGGGCAGAACCTCTCGTACCTGTGGACATGTCCCCATAGCGCGAGGGTCACATTGTATGTCACCAGCAGCGGTTCCAGATTCTGGAGCATCTGCTGTTTCAAAGCCGCGTCCCTGGTTTCATCGCTCGAGGTGTACATGGGGCGGTGGCCCTGAAAAACAACAAACGGTGTTCTACTTCGGTTCACCTTCTCAAGGTCCGTTTTCAAGAAGTTGTGCTGGTCACTTCCCTGAACAAAATTTGTTTCGGTCGACATGTAGACGAAATGCACCACGCCTGAGTCGAAGGAGTAATAAAGATTCCTGGTGTCTGGGCCACCATTACCTGTAGGTAGAATAGAATTGCCCGGCATTCTGAACTTGACACTATAAGGTATTCCACATTCGCCTCCACCGTCCGTTCCATATGTAGCCCACCATGGTTTCCAGGGTTGTGATGGCCAATCATACTCATGATTTCCTATACAGACATGGTATGGAGTATTGGCAGCAATAGGCTCGATCTGGCTGAAGAAATGATCCCAGACCCAAGAATAACCTCTAGCATAGCTGATGTCCCCAATGTGTGAAATAAAGGCGGGTTTATCTCCAAGGGCTTCAATATCACGAAGGATCCACTTTACAGTGGACAAGCTCTCAGATTGTGTGCGAATGTAGGTGTTATAAGGCACATAAGTTCCCATGTCACCAAATAGAAAAGCATTGGTCTCACTGGCTTCACTGTCACGTGAAATGAAGCTGTATATCTCACTCCATCCTCCTGTGTCACTACCAACCTGCCAAAACGGTTGAGTTGATTAAATTTAATGTACGAGGAGAATTAATATAAACAGCATGCTCACAAGGGAGAAGGCCAGTGGTGTTTAACTCCCTATAAAACTGGATCCTAGTTCTAGTATTCAGAACAAAAATCTAAATTTTAAGAATTACAAATTCGAAATGAAATATCCGATGTTCAAACTCTTCACTCAAACAGTAGTTCTTAGTGCTTACTGAGCCTTCTAACAATACAGCAAGCTCTCAGAAACTTACACTTCAGGGATCTGTATACTAACGTCAGTTTTCAATGGAATGCTCATAGAGATCATACTTCAAGTGGTAGTGATACTGCTAGCTACACCAGTACAGTTGGTTGCATTGAATCCTATTTCCTATTTTGTAAGTATCGATCGTTGGAGATGGGGCTGGCACGTTGTTTTGGCAAGACAGATGGATTCAGGGTCACTCACTTTCAGTTTTGGCACCATCCCTTTGCAGGCTGGTCCCTTCTAAGTTCAAGCGGGGTAGAACGGTGCAGGAGGCTTTGGTTGATGGTTGTTGGGTCAGAGATATCAGGGGTGTTCTGGATGCTCAAGTTCTCATGGAGTACCTTCAACTCTGGGATGTCATGGAAACGGTTAGTCTTGCGCCGGGAGTTAGTGACCAGCACCTTTGGACCCCCTCAACCTCAGGACAGTGCTCTTCGAGATCGGCTTACCAGAGGTTCTTTATAGGCTCCATTGCTTTTGAACCTGCCCATAGGATTTGGAAGTCCTGGGCCCCTCCGAAGTGCAAGTTTTTCCTTTGGTTAGCGAGTCTAAATAGACGTTGGACAGCTGACCGTTTGGCGAGAAGAGGACTGGAACATCCTCACTGTTGTGTGCTCTGTAATCAAGAAGAGGAAACAATTCAACACCTGCTGGCTGGCTGCGTCTTCTCAAGGCAAGTCTGGTTCCAGGTCCTTTCCGCCTGCAATCTTCAACACTTGTGCCCCTCCCCTGGGGAGGACAACTTCCAAGTCTGGTGGCAACGGGCGGAGCAAAACGTACCAAAGCAGCAGCGAAAGGGTTTCAACTCGGTGGTCTGCTTGGTTGCTTGGTGGTTGTGGAAGCATCGGAATTACTGTGTGTTCGATGAAGGGGCTGCAGATATCTCTAAAGTGGTGCGAGAGATTAGCAAAGACGCCACTAACTGGCGCCTTGCTGGAGCCCCTAGGGCTGAGGGCTGAGTTGTTTCCCGGTCTTATGGATAAGTTTGTCTATGTAAGGCGTTGGCCACCGTAAAATGCCACCCCACTTTTGTACCGCCCCATTTTGGGGTTCACCTTCTTATCTTAATGAagtgcagctctcctgcgttttcGAGAGAAAAAAAGTGTGCAAGTCAATGCTGAAGACTTAATAACAAGTTCGATTATAAACTGACAGTAAAGTAACATGGCTCTACCTTTTCATGACCTCTCACCATTCATATTTTCAATATACAGATCAAAAGCTTACTAAGTCATGTAGTATGAATCTACAAGATACCATCTTTGCCATAGAATAATTGATTCAGTCCACTCTAGAGCTCAAATCCCTGGTTGCATGCAACTACACTAACTTGATCAGCTGCAGCTTATATGGCAGAAAAGGCTAACCTCTTCTGCCCTGAGATAAATTGATAAAGTAGAATCTTGTTTTTTTTCAAAACAATATCGATATGTTGATTAATTGGTGCCCAGAACAAGAAAATTTTAGATCATTCCAAACTACATCAATGTGAAGACCAACCAAGGAATATATCACTTGAGCAAAGCTAGTCCATGGATCCAAATTGTAACTATAAGTTCAGTACAGAAAGCTTGAAATGCTCATATTCAATACACCAACTTGAGTTCCTTAGCATTCAGTGCTAACTACACCTTTTGTATTGGGTACATTGGCATTTGAACTAAGTAATAGAAAAAAATCAGTCCAGCCACAATATACATGAGCAACTGCCAGTAAATACATACAACTCATGTGAAGCGGCAACCTAAGAACACATTTTAATACAATGGACAAGACATTCCTTTCTTTTAAAAATTCTGCTATGCATACTTCCAAAGATTGCAGGACTTGAGAATCAAAGCCTTATTGTGGCACATATGATGAATACAAAATTCATTATTTTTCCTGAACCCTCCCCGACACATAGCTATAATACCTAAGATGTCACTACTAGGAACTGTATAACTAATGAATAACAATCTTACTACGCTGCCAAAGCTGAATCAACAAATCTTACTATGCCGCCAATTCTGAATCAGCACAATTTAATCTTGAGACGAACACGATGATTCATCCAGCCCACTCCAAAGCACAATTAATTCCAACCCTTGTGCACCTCAGGTAACCCAACTGCAACATTAGGATGCAGCACATATGGCTTGGGTGGAGCCATAGTACCTTTCCTTTTCTGGGACAAAATTTACTTACAGAAGGAAAATActgaatttttttaagaaaaaatgATACATACAGAGCCAAATTGCTATCCAAAACCACAAAATCTGAACCATTCCAAGCCACAGCAGGGGATAATTAACAGTACCTTGTAAAAGTACCTCCTTCCGGGCTCCAATCCCTTCATGAGGCCGTCGAAGACGAATCCCGGATCCCTCCAGGCGACGCTGCTGTTGGCCGGCCAATCGCACATGTGCCTCTGCTCGTACGTGCTCACATCCGTGCCCACCTCCTTCCACTCCTTGTCGTCCTCCTTCTGCAGCCCGTACCTGACGACCCTCTCCCCGCGGTCGCCGCACACGAACAGGACCCGCATCTCGTCGACCTCATCCGCAAACGCGAGGTGCAGCTGCTCGGGGCGGGCGGGGTCGCCGACGGAGACGTCGGCGGAGACGGCGACGCGGTGCTTGCCGTGGGGGAGCGGGTTCTGGTCGTGGTCGACGTGGTGGTAGGAGTACTCCTTGGCGGGCCAGCGAAAGAGACGGAACTGGTAGGGCGCGCGGAGCGTCGGGAGGAGCGGGAGGGAGAGCTCCCCGGAGCCGCCGCGCCAGGAGGCGGAGCCGTTGAGGAAGAGATAGCCGAGGAAGTCGCGGTCGCGGGAGGACGGCGGCGAGTAGATGGCAACGTAGTCGAGGCCGTCCGGGGCCGGGAGTCCGGACCAGATGATCTTGATCTGGTTGCCGGAGAGGGACGCGGTGAGGGTGGTGTTCGCCGCAGCCCCGCCGGCGGCAACTGCCGCGACGGCGAGGAAGAGGAGGAAGCGGAGGTGGGGGTTTTCGGGGTACATTTTACTGGGGACGCTGTGCAGAAGCTGCTGGTAAGGTGTCCTGAGCGATTTTTTAGACGAGCACGTATGGTCACCGACAGTGTGGGACCCATCCGTCAGTTCAAGGAATCAGCCATGGAGTGTGCTAGAGTCAAACAGAATATTCCTGGAAGAGTCCTAcacattgggcatgttcgttttgGGTTGATGGAGGGACATTGGATAATCTCTTCTAATCTCTCTCAAACCCCATACAACTAAGGGTGGTAACCGGTAATAGGCTTTATATACAACTAGGGGTGATAATGAGTTTTATATTTTGCACTATAAAATCTTAGGATCGAATCAGATTAGGATCggactctatttctattcatttttaaatAAAATTTTTTATGGGTCCTAACATTTGGTGAAGAAATATTTAGATCATGATCCATTATCACTCGTACATACAACTGAACATAGCTTGACAGTTTTCGGGAAGAATTCTATTTCTCGGAGTCTCTTGTATTTGCTTTTTAGTATAATAATTCAATTTTAGTGTAAAGTTCTTGAAGCAAACCCTGCTGAGCTACCTTAGAAGGGGGTCAAGAGGTTGATCACCAAGGGCAAAGAGACATCATGACTAGTGGTGGAAGTGTTCAATCTTTGTAGAGTATAGAATTGAAACACTAGCCATGTAATCTCTATAGAGTACACTAACGAAAATTTGGGGACCTAAGTGACATAAGATCCAAGTTCGAGGACCCATGTAACACAACATGCCAAGTTCGAGATTCCAAGTGGCTTCGACGTGACTTGCCACGTCGGCATCCAGTTTTGCAAACCCAAATTTGGACGGTTTTGTATGGACCCACAAAACTCGTTGACCTATTTTCCTAGTTTTATGAGTTAGGGGGCTTAAGTAACATAGCATACCAAGTTCGAGGACCGCCAGTGCACTTTACACAATTgaaatactagccatgctcataaACAAGAGCAGTTTAGACTTCTTTGAGATTAGCGGATTTCTTGAGAATAGATGGTTCAATTTGAAACTTGGATGGAATCCAAGTACTGATTAACTCAAATGGAATATGAGTGTTGGTTCGATGGTTTttgtgagaagatgatggattcACCTAGTAAATAGGTTCTAAGATTTAAGGTCTATTAGGATGTGTCACTTAAGTGATTGCATTAAACCTT contains these protein-coding regions:
- the LOC100286077 gene encoding Probable inactive purple acid phosphatase 2 precursor, whose translation is MYPENPHLRFLLFLAVAAVAAGGAAANTTLTASLSGNQIKIIWSGLPAPDGLDYVAIYSPPSSRDRDFLGYLFLNGSASWRGGSGELSLPLLPTLRAPYQFRLFRWPAKEYSYHHVDHDQNPLPHGKHRVAVSADVSVGDPARPEQLHLAFADEVDEMRVLFVCGDRGERVVRYGLQKEDDKEWKEVGTDVSTYEQRHMCDWPANSSVAWRDPGFVFDGLMKGLEPGRRYFYKVGSDTGGWSEIYSFISRDSEASETNAFLFGDMGTYVPYNTYIRTQSESLSTVKWILRDIEALGDKPAFISHIGDISYARGYSWVWDHFFSQIEPIAANTPYHVCIGNHEYDWPSQPWKPWWATYGTDGGGECGIPYSVKFRMPGNSILPTGNGGPDTRNLYYSFDSGVVHFVYMSTETNFVQGSDQHNFLKTDLEKVNRSRTPFVVFQGHRPMYTSSDETRDAALKQQMLQNLEPLLVTYNVTLALWGHVHRYERFCPMKNSQCVNTSSSFQYSGAPVHLVIGMGGQDWQPVWQPRPDHPDVPIFPQPERSMYRGGEFGYARLVATREKLTLTYVGNHDGQVHDMVEIFSGLVSPSNSSVAEAVDGTKLGTGVSTVRKISPLYLEIGGSVMFALLLGFSFGILVRRKKEAAQWTQVKNEES